DNA from Candidatus Melainabacteria bacterium RIFOXYA2_FULL_32_9:
ATGATAATGAGTAAGAAATCTTAATAACTTCGTTAAATAAAAATAAAACTCCTGAATTCAGGAGTTTTATTTTTAAGATTAATTCTGGAAATTTATTATTCAACAAATAATAATAGCATATTTAGGCTAAATAATATGATTATAAAATTTAACGTTTTAACTTAATAATAACCAAATTAATACCTTAAAAGCAGATGTAAGAAACATAAAAATTAATTATTATTAATGTAGCAAATAATTTTAATACTACACTAATACCAATACAGAAATGTATTGGTTTATTTTTTGCTCAAAATATTTAAGCAACAGGTAAGGTAAAGTAAAAGGTTGTACCTTTATTTATTTCGGATTCAAACCATATTCTACCATTATGTAATTCAACAATTTGCTTGGATAAATACAGACCAAGGCCTGTTCCAACTTCTCTTTTAGTTGTCGGATATCTTTGAAATATTTTAGGTTTCTCAACCTCAGAAACACCACGCCCATTGTCTTTTACTGAAACTTGAACTTCATTATTTATTTTCTTAGCTGCTATAGTTATTTGTGTTCCTTTTTTATTATGCTTAATTGCATTGCTTATAAGATTGACTAAAACCCTGTTAATTTCAGTTCTATCCATCATAACCAGAGGTAAATCAGGCTCAATATCTACAATGATATTTGATTCTTCGGCCCTTGCGAGGTATTTTAAAGATCTTATAGCTTCTTCAATTACATTTTTTACATTACCAGGTTGAATATTCAACACAATCATTCCTGACTCATATTGATATACAGAAAGCATATTATTCACTATCCTTAGCAGTTCTTCATTAGTGTTATAAATATCTTCCAGATATTCTATATAATCTTTTAGCGGTGAAACTGGATCTCTTGAGGTCATAAACTCAATTGCCTTTTGCTCTGCAATAATAGGACTTTTCAAGTCGTGAGTCAAAGTTGCAATAAATGTTCTCCTGGTTTCATCGAGTTCCTGTCGTTGAGAAGCTTCAAAAAAGACAATAGATGCAGCATCAATCATTAATTTAAATAGATCGACTTCATCTGATGTCCACTTTCTAGGGCTGGAAGAGGTAATTAGTGTAATTCCGGTAATTTCTTCATGTTCAGCCTCAAATACTCTTCTTGAAGTCGGATATAACAATAATGCCTGGATTTCATTTGACTTTAAATATTCTCTAAATTCGATATCCCGAATTTCCTCATCCACATTATTTATAGGTATGGCCTGTTCCGGAACAGGTCTGATTTCATTAATACACTCTGCACATAAAAGAGTTTGCTTATATAATGATTTATAACGCTCTTTATCAGCTATATACTCATTTTGAATATATAAATTAGCCTTGTCATCCTCATGTAAGTGCAGGCTTCTATCAACGTTAAATGTTGGTGCTAATTTAGTTAATAAATAATCATATATTTGATCATGAGTCTCAAGCTTCCTAACCTCAATTATCATTTCTCGTACTATTCTTTCATTATCAAGTGATTTTTTTAGCCTCTCATTTAATCTGAATAAATTTATACCTATAGAAATTTGCTGAACTATTGGATTTAAAATATCAATATCCTCTTTTTCCCAGGCTTTTTTAGGGGTTGTATTAGTTATAACTAATACGGCAATTGAATTATTCTGATAAAAAACGGGTACAGCTATAGTGGATATGACTCCAAGCCTCTTATACTCTTCTCTTAATGGCTCAGGATATTTAGGATCATTAATATCATTAACTATTAGAGTATTTTTCTTATCAAAAAGCTCTGTTGCCAAATATTCATCTACTTCTTTTGGGTAAGACCCCATTCCTATTGCTGATGGTACACTCTCATCCCTTTTATATTCCCCAACAACCTCAGAAAAAACTCTAAATGTTTCATCATAAAATCTAATGGCAACCCTATCTACATCAAATAAAATTCCTACTTCGAAAGTAATACTTTGAACGGCTTCCTTTAGGCTAGTGCTTGTTAATACCTCATTAATTATAGTTCTTAATAATCTTTCTCTATCACTAGTTTCCTGAATTTGGTCATATAACTGAGCTTGATAAACAACTATAGATGACTGATTTGCTACAGCTGACATAAGATCAATATCATTCTGATTAAACTGTTTGTAACTGTTAACATAATCAACAATGAGTAGTCCTAAAGGAATATCTCTATAGAACATAGGTGCAACTATAAAAGATTTTACTGCATATTTTTCTATTATATATTTTGTCTCATCAGGTACTTCAAGAGTTCTGGAGTCATTTACAGCTAAAACACGTTGTTGATCAATTACAATTTTTGTAAAAAGGCTCATTTGTTCTCTAGTAACATGTAAACCACCTACGTCTTTAAATATTAAAGACGAAATATAAGATCCATAACTTTCTACTGGTAAATACTCTTGTGTTTTAGCATTATATCCAATAAAGAAGCACCTATCAGCCTTAAATAATTCGCCAGTTTGTGTAACTATCGATTTTATTGCTTCTTTTGTACTTAATGATCTTATAGATGTAACCATAATTTCCCGTAGAAGTTGCTCTCTCTGGGCAAGCATTTTTGTTGAAGTAAATAATTGAGATTGATATATAGCAATAGCAATTTGATCCACTATAGGAATCAAAGTATTAACATCCTCTTCAGTCCACTTTCTTTTATATTTAGTCTGCACAGCAAGTAATACTGCAAGAGGCTCTTCATTATGCAAAATAGGTAATGCTATTGCTGACTTAAGTTCATAGTTTCTTGCAAATTCTTTAGATTCCGCACCAAGATTTGATGCATCAACATCATCAATGATTATTGGTCTCATTTCCTCAAAAAGAACATGTTTTATAAGCTGATTTACCTCTTCAGGATATTGAACCTTTAAAGTAGATGGAATAGTAATATCAGCTCTATATTCACGCTGCCCGGGCTCAAGTTTTCCTGTCTGTGGATTATATAATCTTAGTACACAGTTATCCAGGTTAAGCAGCAAACCTACTTCTCTTGTTACTACCTCAAAAACATCGTTAATATCAAGTGAGGTTAATACGAGATTAATAATTCTTCTTAGTGTATACTCTCTTTTTGCAATATCATTTGTAGAAGTATAAAGTCTTGCTTGATAAATGACAGTTGAAATCTGAGATTCAAGAGACTTTATTAAGTTAATCGTACTTTTCGACCAATAATGAGATTTACTAAAATAACAAAGCATTAGGCAGCTTAAAATCTCATTTTTATAGCTCATTGGTAATATTAAAAATGATTTTATCTCCATTTTCTTAAAGAAACTCGTCGTATATTCATCAATATTCTCTTGTTCAAAGTCAGAAACTGCTATTAATTCTTTTTTTTCAATATTACTGTAGATTTGCTCTAATCCTTGCTGTCTTGAAAAGTCATACTTAGTTAGTGACGGGATATCAGGTCCACTTCTATATTCATATTGAGTTGGATATAAATCACCTGTTTTATTATCAAGATTTAATATGATTACTTCTTCAGGCTTAAATGTGTCCCCAATTATGTTAACTACACCATTTAATACTTCATCAGCACTTAAAGCACTTCTTAACTTGTTAACTATAGATAAACGAATCCTATCCTGCTCCTGTTTTGACAGTAATTCCTGTGTATATTCCCAATTTAGCTCAATAATATCATTGATTCTTGCAGTCAACATTCCAATTTCATCTTGCGTACTTACAGGAATCTTTTCAGGTTCTTCACCAAGCTTAAATTCTTCTACTCCCTGAATAAGGTTATTAATTGGATCTATAAACCTATTAGACAAGATATATTGAACAATAATTGCAATTATAAAAAACTCTATAAAAATATACGGTGCAAAAGCAGGGAACCTAATATTAAACACTACAGACGTTAAAGTAACAAAAAATAAATAAGATACGATCAAAAATAAAGATAAATATGCTGAGAATCTCTGCCTAAAGCTAATATAAGCAGACTCTAAAGGAATTTCTTTGATTCCAATTACAAGAAGCAAAAAACCTATTAATTGTGCAGCATGCCCATAAATACCATATAATGTCGTCAAGCCAAGTACAAATAAAGCAACAATGAATGTTGAAGCAATAGTACTTTTAGAAGTTAATCTTATATCTGCATATATAAACGCTGATAAGAGGTAAAGTGCCCTAATAGCTGTCTCTAAAGAAGCATCAATAAGTATAAATTTATACGTATATTCCTGCACTAAAATAAGCAGAATGGGTCTTAATATAATGTCCAGTAATATAATTAAGAGCGCAAATACAAGAAAGCCTGTATAAACTTTTCTTCTAAAAAGTGGATCGGGTTTTCCTGAAGTATCTCTTGAATAAAATGTAGACATAAATATTGCAATTGCAAAGATCAAATCGCCAATCAAAAGATAAATGATTTCAGGATTAGCAGCAAAATTTTCAGCTGTTAAAACATCATATGGAAATTCAAATGAAGATAAAATATGAAAAACTTTAAGTATGCTTCCCGCTAAAAACCCACCGCTAATAACTGCAATTCTTCTATCAGGAGTTCTCGAATATATTTGATTACCACTCAAAAAAACAAAAAAAGCCAATAAAGCTATTATTGCTTCAAAAACTCTATGGAAAAAAATATTAAACGAAAAAATCTCAAATAAATTAGCAGGAATAGTAAAGGTAATAATACCTGTAATCAAAACTAAAATAGCAAAAGATATATATAAAATTACAAGTTTATTCATGTCCTCAAACTTATTAATAAATAAACACATTAATTTTCTTACTAAATATTGATAAATTTCATTAGACTTATAACTAAAATAACTAATCTACTTATTAATAATCCTGATATAAGAGGTCTGAGGATTAATTCTTCTGTAAAAATGAAGTTAAATTAGGAAATTTAAACAAATTTTATGAGATTGACAAAATTTTCAAGTTTGTTATACTAGTTAGTGAGCACTAACTAACTTGGAAAAAAATATATGCAAAACTTAACAAAAAGACAAAATGAAATAATTAACGTATCGATAAAATTAATAGCAGAATCGGGTATTCAAAATCTAACTATAAAACACTTGTCTGAAAAACTTGGCATATCAGAGCCAGCTATTTATAGACACTATAAAAGCAAGCTTGATATTCTGTTAGGAATCTTAGACTATTTTCAGGATAGTACAAACTTAGGTTTTAACAGAATATATGAATCAAAACTATCTAATATAAAAAAACTTAAAGCAATATTCATCGAAAGATGCCAGGAATTTGCAGAAAGGCCGGAATTAGCTAAAGTCATATTTTCAGAAGAAATTTTTCAAAACGATAAAAGATTGAGTGAAAAAGTAACCTCTATTATGAAAACTCATCACGTTATTATTCACAAAATAATTGAAGAAGCTCAAAAAAACAATGAAATCAGGTCTGATATTCCAAAAGAACATATAGCTCCAATAATTGTGGGAACACTTCGTCTACTTGTAACCAGATGGAGATTGAATAATTTCGAATTTGACATAACTCAACAGGCTAAAGATCAATGGAATTCAATTGAAAGACTGATAAGTAAGGAGAATTAATTATGAAAAGAAGTATTATAAAGGTTGATGAAGAAAAATGCACAGGCTGCGGGCATTGTATTCCAGGCTGCCCCGAAGGCGCTCTGCAAATTATAGATGGTAAAGCAAGATTAGTAAGCGATCTTTTCTGTGACGGTCTCGGTGCTTGCATAAAAGAATGCCCGTTTGGAGCTATGACTGTAGAAGAAAGAGAAGCTGAAGAATATGATGAATATAAAGTTATGGAAAATGTAATACAAGGTGGACCAAACGTAATAAAAGCACATTTAAAACACCTCAAAGACCATAATCAAGTAGAGTTTTTAAATCAAGCAATAAATTTCTTAAAGGAGAAAGATATGGATATTCCTGAATACGAAGAAAAGCAACCCAAATTGGCATGTGGATGCCCTGGTACAATGACAAAAACCATAGAAAGAAAAACTGATCACGAAATATCTAACGTTAAACTATCTTCAGAACTAAATAATTGGCCAATCCAACTGCAATTATTAAATTCAAATGCTCCATACCTAAAAAATGCAAATCTAGTAATTGCAGCTGATTGTACACCGTTTGCGTATGCAAACTTTCATCAGCGTTTCTTAAAAGACAAAGTTCTTATAATGTTCTGCCCCAAATTAGATAAAACTATAGATCAATATGTAGAAAAACTTGCTGACATATTCAAAAATCAAGACATTCAGTCAGTCACAATTGTACATATGGAAGTACCTTGTTGCTCAGGAATTGAAATAATTATCAAAAAAGCGCTTGAACTTGCGCAAAAAACCATAGTTATTAAAGACTATACAATCTCAATTTCAGGAGAAATTATTTAGTATAAACAACTCGAGTTGCTACTTAAATAATTGTGAACGTCATTGCGAGCCATAAATCTTGACCTTAAGGAATAATCATATTTGCGTGACAATCTTAAAGCATAAATTTATGTATGTAGCAACTTGAGTTATAAACAATATTTTACACTTATCGAGCAAGTTAATTGACTTTTATCTATATTCTGGTATACTGGTACCAGAATCCAGTAAACAATATTAATACAACATAATGAGGAATTTATAAATATGCAAGGCGTTATCAAAATATCAGAAGCAGCCACCTTAGCACTGCATACAATGTATTTTCTATCAATCAGTACTAATAGATTGGTTTCTACAAAAGAAATTGCATCGACTTTTACTATTTCAGAAAATCACTTGGCAAAAGTTCTTCAAAGGCTAGTAAAAGTCGGATTAGTTGAGTCCATTCGTGGACCTAAAGGCGGCTTTAGTTTAGCTAAAAGTAGTGAAAATATTACACTACTTGAAATCTATGAAGCAATAGAAGGCACATTGGAAATGTCTGATTGTTTACTAAATGAACCTATCTGCGGTGGTGGAGATAACTGCATTATATTTGGCGGTTTATTAGACAAGATAAATAAGCAAGTAAAAGATTACATGGAACAAAAAAAGTTATCTGAACTCAGAAATCTTTTTTCTAAATAAAATCTAAAAAAAGCAATATCAAAATTAATTAGCCTGTTGAATAATCTGTATCAATTGGTATAGGAGATATTTTTTGTGAATTTTTTAAAAAAATTATTTAGTATGCAAGAAAAGGAGAAAAGAATTATGAACATGTTTTGCTATCAATGCGAACAAACTGCTCAGGGAAAAGCTTGCTCTATACAAGGAATTTGTGGCAAGGATCCAGTAACAGCATCACTACAAGATCTCACAATCTATGCCCTTAAAGGATTAGCTATGTATGCACATCGATTAAGAGAAATTGGTATAAAAGACCATGACATTGATGTTGCAACAGTTGAAGGCTTATTTACGACTGTTACCAATGTAAATTTTGACCCTGCTCGTCTACAAAAAATAATTCTAAAACTAGGAGAATTAAAAAATAGAGCGAAAAAACTTTATGAAGAGTCAGCTAATATTCCAGAGATACTTATAGGCCCAGCAAAATGGACACCAGTTGAAGATTTAAATGGACTTATTCAACAAGGACAAGAAACAACTATTAAAAAAAGGTTGGAGAAACTTGGTGAAGATGTAATCAGCCTTCAGGAAATTCTTACTTATGGGCTTAAAGGAGCTGCAGCTTACGCAGACCATGCAATGATTCTTGGACGTGAAGATGATGAAGTATATGGATTCTTCCATGAAGCTTTAAATTTCCTAACACAAGAAGACCCTACCTTAGATGAATTAGTGGCAATGAACCTAAAATGCGGCGAAGTTAACCTTAAGATAATGGGATTACTTGATGCTGCCAATACAGGAACTTATGGGCATCCTGAACCAACCGCTGTAAGAACTGAACCCATTAAAGGAAAAGCTATTCTAATATCAGGGCATGATTTAAGAGATTTAGCTGAACTATTAAGACAAACAGAAGGTTTGGGAGTAAATATTTATACCCATGGAGAAATGCTACCTGCAAATGCTTATCCTGAACTAAAAAAATACAAACACCTCGTAGGAAACTATGGTGGTGCTTGGCAAGATCAGCAAAAAGAATTTGATGAATTTCCAGGTGCAATTCTTATGACAACAAACTGTATTCAAAAACCAAGAGAAACTTATAGAGGCAGGATCTTTACCAGTGGTCTTGTGGCATGGCCAGGAGTAACTCACATTTCTGACAGCAATTTTGCCCCTATAATTGAAGCTGCTCTGAATTCAGAAGGATTTAAAGAAGATGGTCCAGACAAAAAAATTATGGTTGGATTTGGTCATAATGCAGTTTTGGGTGTAGCAGATAAAGTTGTTGAAGCTGTTAAAAATGGAGATATTAAGCACTTTTTCTTAATTGGAGGATGTGACGGAGCTAAAAGTGGACGTAATTACTATACAGACTTAGCTCAAGCTGTCCCAAAAGATGCAGTAATCCTCACATTAGCTTGTGGTAAATATAGATTTAATAAACTTGAATTTGGTGATATTGGTGGAATTCCTCGTTTATTAGACATTGGCCAGTGTAATGATGCTTATTCTGCTATTCAAATTGCAGTTACGTTAGCTAAAGCATTTGATACTGATGTAAACAGCTTACCATTATCAATGATTTTATCGTGGTACGAGCAAAAAGCTGTAGTAATACTTTTAACTTTATTACATCTCGGTATTAAAAATATTCGTCTTGGTCCAACCTTACCAGCTTTTATAACACCAAACGTGTTGAATGTATTGGTAGAAAATTTCAATATTATGCCAACTACAACTGTTGAAAACGACTTAAATGCAATTCTTGGTGTGAAATCCAACTCATAAATATCCTAACAAAGAGAGATCCGAGATTACTGTAGTAATCTCGGATCTCTCTTCATATATAAGATCTTAAGTATTATTTGTGCCTAAAATTGATCCCAAAATACCTTTAAATAGGCTACCAATCATACTGGGTAATATTCCTGGATCTTTCAAAATTGCTTTTTGTACACCTTTTTGACCACCATATCTTATTGAACTTATTAGGCCTTCTAACTCCTGAGTAGTTAACTCCTTTTTTGTATCGTCCAAAACACCTTTAAGAAGAACTTTTGTAATGCTACCTAATTCTTTATCTGGAATTGAGTCAACGCCTCCTCGTATTGTAGCCATAATTACTCGTTCTAAATCCTCACGTGGAATCTCTTTTAATATTCTATTTGTAGATCCAGTTGCTAGTGAGTTAATTATTTCTTTATTTCGTTCAGGTGAGAATCTTTCTGAAACATCATTTATAACATTTTCAGATACTGATTCTGTTAGCTTTTGTAATTTTTCAGGAGAAGTATCCCTGATAGCATTTTGAATAGTAGTTGAAAATGTATTTAATAGCTTATTATATCTCTGAATCATTTTATCTTTTTCAGCAGTACTTAAAGCTAGACGATCATGCCCGTACTCGCTAGTAAAATCCCCTTTAAAAGCAGGTTTATAATTAGAAATATTAGGTATCTTTTCTAAATTTGAGCCTGAAAATCTAATGTTATTCACCATTATAGCCTCCAAATGTATAATAATTAAAAGTTATTAGTAACTTTATAAGTTAGCTAATAACTTTTAATTGCTATTTTTAAATAAAAATTTAAATTTTATTAATGTAATTTCTAATTCTTTTTATCTAAATCTTTCTGGATAAGGGATTTCTTTATATATTCCTGCAAGTCTGATGATACTTTGATATTTTGCAAAGACAGGTTATATTTCCCAATATCAGCAAGAATTTGCTGTTCTTCATGCAGGCTTTTTGCTTCTTCTTTTGAAACTGAATTTAAAGCTTTATTAAAAGCATTCTCAGTGACTTGCTTATCTTTGTTTTCAAGCTTATAAATAAGATGATCCAATGTATGATCATTTGTTACTCTATATTGTGATAAAATTTCCTGACTAGTAGCTCCATAAGGGAAATTATACAGCCAGTTTAATGTCTTTTTATCTCCCTCAGATAAAGAAATAACACCATATTGATGAGGAACATACATAATATCATTTGGATACGGGCTATGATCTAAACCAACCGCATGACCTATTTCGTGCAGTATAGTATGATAAACCTCATTTTTATCCTGATACTGTGAATGAATAACCCCGTCAGAAAGACCGATGCTTACTTCAGCAGAGAATAATCTTCCTTTAGCATCATAATTAAAGTAACAATGCCCCAATGATGATCTTTCAACTCTTTTCCAGTCTAAATTTATTTGAGAATCATTTAAATTATTTACTATCTTAAAAGAAATCTTATTTCTGGATGCCTTATGCCATATATCCAAAGCATCAATAACCATTTGCTTATATAGATATCCTTCATTCTGCGACTTATACCATCTAAAAGGAGCAATATAAACCGTTAATGGCATGCAGTTATCTGGCCACCTCACTAATTTATCATTTTTTAAACAATTGTTTAAATATGAAATCAGCTGCATAAAT
Protein-coding regions in this window:
- a CDS encoding 4Fe-4S ferredoxin, with the translated sequence MKRSIIKVDEEKCTGCGHCIPGCPEGALQIIDGKARLVSDLFCDGLGACIKECPFGAMTVEEREAEEYDEYKVMENVIQGGPNVIKAHLKHLKDHNQVEFLNQAINFLKEKDMDIPEYEEKQPKLACGCPGTMTKTIERKTDHEISNVKLSSELNNWPIQLQLLNSNAPYLKNANLVIAADCTPFAYANFHQRFLKDKVLIMFCPKLDKTIDQYVEKLADIFKNQDIQSVTIVHMEVPCCSGIEIIIKKALELAQKTIVIKDYTISISGEII
- a CDS encoding hydroxylamine reductase; this encodes MFCYQCEQTAQGKACSIQGICGKDPVTASLQDLTIYALKGLAMYAHRLREIGIKDHDIDVATVEGLFTTVTNVNFDPARLQKIILKLGELKNRAKKLYEESANIPEILIGPAKWTPVEDLNGLIQQGQETTIKKRLEKLGEDVISLQEILTYGLKGAAAYADHAMILGREDDEVYGFFHEALNFLTQEDPTLDELVAMNLKCGEVNLKIMGLLDAANTGTYGHPEPTAVRTEPIKGKAILISGHDLRDLAELLRQTEGLGVNIYTHGEMLPANAYPELKKYKHLVGNYGGAWQDQQKEFDEFPGAILMTTNCIQKPRETYRGRIFTSGLVAWPGVTHISDSNFAPIIEAALNSEGFKEDGPDKKIMVGFGHNAVLGVADKVVEAVKNGDIKHFFLIGGCDGAKSGRNYYTDLAQAVPKDAVILTLACGKYRFNKLEFGDIGGIPRLLDIGQCNDAYSAIQIAVTLAKAFDTDVNSLPLSMILSWYEQKAVVILLTLLHLGIKNIRLGPTLPAFITPNVLNVLVENFNIMPTTTVENDLNAILGVKSNS